A single window of Syntrophus aciditrophicus SB DNA harbors:
- a CDS encoding ATP-binding protein, translated as MKKLRKIIEINEELCNGCGQCISACAESALALVNGKARVVSDNLCDGLGTCIGECPTGALKIVEREAEEFDAQAVEIARSCPSTRMVMTFTAGTPSSEARPSALSHWPVKIRLIPENAPFLKGADLLVVADCVPVAFSDLHGRFLPGKVVMAGCPKFDEAQPYIEKFAGIFHNAGIRRVTVLTMEVPCCSGLPILVRKGMELAGVRVPMEVAVISTRGEILDKTA; from the coding sequence ATGAAAAAATTGCGCAAGATCATAGAAATCAACGAGGAACTCTGCAACGGATGCGGACAGTGCATATCCGCCTGCGCGGAAAGCGCGCTGGCCCTTGTGAACGGCAAGGCCAGGGTTGTCTCCGACAACCTCTGTGACGGCCTTGGTACGTGCATCGGGGAATGTCCAACGGGAGCCCTGAAAATCGTGGAGCGGGAAGCGGAGGAATTTGATGCCCAGGCCGTGGAAATCGCCCGGAGCTGTCCGTCCACCCGGATGGTCATGACTTTTACCGCGGGTACGCCCTCTTCTGAAGCCCGTCCTTCCGCCCTTTCCCACTGGCCTGTAAAGATCCGCCTGATTCCGGAAAACGCCCCTTTTCTCAAGGGCGCCGACCTTCTCGTGGTTGCGGATTGCGTTCCAGTGGCCTTTTCGGATCTGCACGGCAGGTTTCTTCCGGGAAAGGTCGTGATGGCGGGATGCCCCAAATTTGACGAAGCGCAGCCTTACATCGAGAAGTTTGCCGGAATCTTCCACAATGCCGGGATCAGGCGCGTCACCGTGCTCACGATGGAAGTGCCCTGCTGTTCCGGCTTGCCGATTCTCGTCCGGAAGGGCATGGAACTGGCCGGTGTCCGGGTTCCCATGGAAGTGGCGGTAATCAGCACCCGCGGAGAAATTCTCGACAAAACTGCATAA
- a CDS encoding Crp/Fnr family transcriptional regulator: MDKVLEIIGSIPLFNGLSEQQLGEIRGIARDRFYDKGKEIFAEGDEGGGFYIVASGQVKVFKLSPEGKEHILHIYGPGHSFGEVPVFSGERFPASAETLLKSHLLFFPRTDFVALLSGNPSLCMNLLADLSLRLRQFTIQIENLTLKEVPGRLASYLLTLSDEEGQGNSLSLNISKGQLAGLLGTIPETLSRIFLKMNNAGLIEVKGKEITILDRNGLQALAETGKFGG, from the coding sequence GTGGACAAGGTTCTGGAAATTATCGGGTCAATTCCTCTTTTCAACGGGCTTTCCGAGCAACAACTCGGCGAGATCCGGGGCATTGCGCGGGACCGCTTTTACGATAAGGGGAAAGAGATCTTTGCCGAGGGGGATGAGGGGGGCGGATTTTATATCGTGGCCTCCGGGCAGGTGAAAGTCTTCAAGCTCTCCCCGGAGGGAAAGGAGCATATCCTTCATATCTACGGGCCGGGCCATTCCTTCGGCGAGGTGCCCGTCTTTTCCGGAGAGCGATTCCCCGCCAGCGCGGAAACACTCCTGAAAAGCCACCTACTTTTCTTCCCCCGGACGGACTTTGTGGCGCTGCTCTCCGGCAACCCCTCCCTTTGCATGAATCTGCTGGCCGATCTTTCCCTGCGCCTGCGGCAGTTTACGATTCAGATCGAGAACCTGACCCTCAAGGAAGTTCCCGGACGACTGGCCTCCTACCTGCTCACCCTCAGCGACGAAGAAGGACAGGGGAACTCTCTGTCCCTCAATATCTCCAAGGGGCAACTGGCCGGCCTCCTGGGGACGATCCCGGAAACACTTTCGCGTATTTTCCTTAAAATGAACAACGCCGGTCTCATCGAGGTCAAGGGAAAGGAAATCACGATTCTGGACAGAAATGGCTTGCAGGCACTGGCGGAAACAGGAAAATTCGGCGGTTAG
- a CDS encoding DUF4922 domain-containing protein, which translates to MKPEDLPDSRVFAEFNPERKEDAGTSLPDLCGQLLTRQEDAWPKLKSGYEAVAASHVRTLDCGDFSVLLQFNPQRIVSSSARVDPASISKRPCFLCPASLPEEQQGILYRRTFLILCNPFPIFSQHFTINDLNHRPQSLEAHLDLLPLLARDFAPSLSLFYNGPQCGASAPDHLHFQACPAGSLPIESQVNDGRPLLPVMKNRSATVSRVENLGRAVLMIESPDADALNGAIRKLLAVMRSVVGTGTEPMLNLHAAFKDGKWRILIFPRKKNRPDLYELEGPDRVLISPGSAEMGGLLVAPVERDFQRLTPDLIRHIYREVSVDSARLEEWSRQLSRMAD; encoded by the coding sequence ATGAAACCGGAAGATCTTCCCGATTCACGCGTTTTTGCCGAATTCAACCCGGAAAGAAAAGAAGATGCCGGCACGAGCCTGCCGGATCTGTGTGGACAGCTCCTGACCCGGCAGGAAGATGCCTGGCCGAAGCTGAAAAGCGGTTATGAAGCGGTTGCGGCCTCCCATGTCCGTACCCTGGATTGCGGTGATTTTTCGGTTTTGCTTCAGTTCAATCCCCAGCGGATCGTCAGCAGCAGCGCTCGGGTGGATCCGGCCTCCATTTCGAAACGGCCCTGCTTCCTCTGCCCGGCCAGCCTTCCCGAGGAACAGCAGGGGATTCTCTATCGCCGGACCTTCCTGATCCTCTGCAACCCTTTTCCCATTTTCTCACAGCATTTCACGATCAACGATCTGAACCACCGCCCGCAATCCCTGGAGGCTCATCTGGATCTGCTCCCTCTTCTTGCCCGGGATTTCGCTCCGTCCCTGTCCCTTTTTTACAATGGCCCCCAATGCGGCGCCTCCGCTCCGGATCATCTGCATTTTCAGGCCTGCCCGGCCGGCAGCCTGCCCATCGAATCCCAAGTGAATGACGGCCGCCCTCTCCTGCCGGTCATGAAGAACCGCTCCGCCACGGTCTCCCGCGTGGAAAACCTCGGGCGGGCCGTGCTGATGATCGAGTCCCCCGATGCCGACGCCCTGAACGGAGCCATAAGAAAGCTTCTGGCCGTCATGAGGTCCGTCGTTGGCACCGGGACGGAACCCATGTTGAATCTCCACGCCGCGTTTAAAGATGGAAAATGGCGGATTCTGATCTTCCCCCGAAAGAAAAACCGCCCCGATCTTTACGAGCTGGAAGGGCCGGATCGAGTGCTGATCAGTCCGGGAAGCGCCGAAATGGGAGGATTGCTGGTCGCCCCCGTGGAAAGGGACTTTCAGCGGCTCACGCCTGATCTTATCCGTCATATCTATCGGGAAGTGTCCGTCGATTCAGCCCGGCTTGAAGAATGGAGCCGCCAACTCTCCCGGATGGCGGACTAA
- a CDS encoding glycosyltransferase family 2 protein: protein MAVLSVVLQPPENQEQAESMLAPFLGSPLVETIWIASRSPLGKPLPPRCRQAPPDAFSSGAALNDLLCRIETPWLLMIPDARRLEIPPPSLERLLEVAEITGAGLVYADFRDRGTDGRLHDHPLIDYSMGSIRDTFDFGPLMLFSVPAISQTLKIRGAIPPLKHAALYDLRLKLSLDSAVFHLQEFLCTRTEIDSRSSGEKIFDYVRSDQQAVQKEMENVAMDHLQRLGAFLSPIFKPLPPGSQDFPVEASVIIPVRNRKRTILEAVDSALSQKTDFPFNLIVVDNFSTDGTTELLAERAKTCPALHSRIPVRDDLDIGGCWNEAVSDPACGRYAVQLDSDDLYSRPDALQQLVNLLRTGHYAMVIGSYTLVNEHLEEISPGLVDHREWTPENGRNNALRINGLGAPRAFSTEILRKTGFLNVGYGEDYALALQLSRYYKIGRIYESLYLCRRWTDNTDAALPIEKINRNDLFKDRIRTLEILARQRQNGCKP from the coding sequence ATGGCTGTTCTGTCCGTGGTTCTTCAGCCGCCGGAAAATCAGGAACAGGCGGAATCGATGCTGGCCCCGTTTCTTGGCTCTCCCCTCGTGGAAACCATCTGGATCGCCTCCCGGTCTCCACTCGGCAAACCGTTGCCCCCCAGGTGCCGCCAAGCCCCGCCGGATGCCTTCTCTTCCGGCGCCGCTCTGAATGACCTGCTCTGCCGGATCGAGACGCCCTGGCTCCTGATGATCCCCGATGCCCGGAGGCTGGAGATTCCCCCGCCCTCTCTGGAACGCCTCCTGGAGGTCGCCGAAATTACCGGGGCCGGTCTGGTTTATGCCGATTTCCGGGATCGCGGGACGGACGGGCGTCTTCACGACCATCCCCTGATCGATTATTCGATGGGCAGCATCCGGGACACCTTCGATTTCGGCCCCCTGATGCTCTTTTCCGTTCCGGCGATTTCCCAGACCCTGAAAATCCGGGGAGCAATCCCTCCTCTGAAACACGCGGCCCTGTATGATCTCCGGCTGAAGCTTTCCCTCGATTCCGCCGTCTTTCACCTCCAGGAATTCCTGTGCACCCGTACGGAAATCGATTCCCGCAGCAGCGGCGAGAAGATCTTCGATTATGTTCGCTCCGATCAGCAGGCCGTCCAGAAGGAAATGGAAAACGTAGCCATGGACCATCTGCAGCGCCTCGGCGCATTTCTGTCTCCGATATTCAAGCCTCTGCCCCCCGGCAGTCAGGATTTTCCCGTGGAAGCCAGTGTCATCATTCCCGTGCGCAACCGGAAGCGAACCATTCTCGAAGCCGTGGACAGCGCCCTTTCCCAGAAAACGGATTTTCCCTTCAACCTGATCGTCGTGGATAATTTTTCCACCGACGGCACCACCGAACTCCTGGCCGAGCGGGCAAAGACCTGCCCGGCCCTGCACTCCCGCATTCCCGTCAGGGACGATCTGGATATCGGCGGCTGCTGGAACGAAGCCGTCAGCGATCCCGCCTGCGGGCGCTATGCCGTCCAGCTCGATTCGGACGATCTCTACAGCCGACCCGATGCCCTGCAGCAGCTGGTAAATCTTCTGCGGACCGGCCATTATGCCATGGTCATCGGGTCCTACACCCTGGTAAACGAGCACCTGGAGGAAATTTCTCCCGGGTTGGTTGACCACAGGGAATGGACCCCTGAAAACGGACGCAACAACGCCCTGCGGATTAACGGCCTTGGCGCGCCGCGTGCTTTTTCCACGGAAATTCTCCGGAAAACCGGCTTTCTCAATGTTGGCTACGGAGAGGATTACGCCCTGGCCCTGCAACTCTCCCGGTATTACAAAATCGGCAGGATTTACGAGAGTCTCTACCTCTGCCGCCGCTGGACGGACAACACCGATGCCGCCCTGCCAATCGAAAAAATCAACCGTAACGACCTCTTCAAGGATCGGATCCGGACGCTGGAAATCCTTGCCCGGCAGCGGCAGAACGGGTGCAAGCCGTGA
- a CDS encoding methionine adenosyltransferase: MILVETLKGKSVTEHRVEIVERKGIGHPDYMCDSIMEAISVALSQEYIREFGTVLHHNIDKGLLTAGRVEKNFGGGQVLEPMELIIGDRATLHVAGRKIPVVEIAVDTAKQWIRSHMRFIDPDRHLKCRVVLSPGSEELTDIFTRPGKVRAANDTSAAVGYYPLSPAEKVVLNLERQLNSSEFKKIHPETGEDIKIMGLRNGKTLELTVAMPLIASFVSSEKDYFERKMIIQKEMEQMLGGLPEFKGINVHYNNLDERGRGLGGVYLSLLGTSAEDADSGQVGRGNRVNGLISVNRPLGTEAAAGKNPVSHVGKIYNILAHKIAREIYENIEGIKEVYVLLLSRIGTPVDSPQMATAQVLLERGRGIDEVAKRTEEIFEKEFSEINGFCEELSAGKYSVC; this comes from the coding sequence ATGATCCTGGTAGAAACATTAAAAGGAAAATCTGTAACCGAGCATCGGGTTGAAATTGTTGAACGCAAAGGCATCGGTCACCCCGATTACATGTGCGATTCCATAATGGAAGCGATTTCCGTCGCCCTGTCACAGGAATATATCCGGGAGTTCGGAACTGTGCTCCATCATAACATCGATAAGGGGTTGTTGACCGCCGGCAGGGTGGAGAAGAACTTCGGCGGAGGTCAGGTCCTTGAACCCATGGAACTGATTATCGGGGACCGGGCTACTCTCCATGTTGCAGGCCGGAAAATCCCGGTTGTCGAGATTGCCGTCGACACTGCCAAACAATGGATTCGCAGCCATATGCGGTTTATCGACCCCGACAGGCATCTTAAGTGTCGTGTCGTCCTTTCGCCGGGGTCCGAGGAACTGACGGATATTTTTACCCGGCCCGGAAAAGTCAGGGCTGCGAATGATACCTCGGCGGCAGTGGGATATTATCCGCTGAGTCCTGCCGAGAAGGTCGTTCTGAACCTGGAGCGGCAGCTCAATTCCTCTGAATTCAAGAAAATCCATCCTGAGACAGGCGAAGATATCAAGATCATGGGCTTGCGGAACGGAAAGACGCTGGAGTTAACAGTTGCCATGCCACTGATCGCCTCTTTTGTCAGCTCTGAAAAGGACTATTTTGAGAGAAAAATGATTATTCAGAAAGAGATGGAGCAAATGCTCGGCGGGCTGCCTGAATTCAAAGGAATAAATGTCCATTACAACAACCTCGATGAGCGGGGGAGAGGGCTTGGCGGCGTTTATCTGAGCCTCCTCGGGACATCGGCGGAGGATGCGGATTCAGGTCAGGTCGGACGCGGAAACCGGGTCAACGGACTCATCTCCGTGAACAGACCTCTGGGGACAGAGGCTGCCGCGGGGAAGAATCCTGTCAGCCATGTCGGAAAGATATACAACATACTGGCCCATAAGATCGCCCGGGAAATCTACGAAAATATCGAAGGGATCAAGGAGGTCTACGTCCTGCTTTTAAGCCGTATCGGAACGCCTGTCGACAGCCCGCAGATGGCAACAGCCCAGGTTCTTCTTGAGCGTGGGCGGGGAATTGATGAAGTTGCAAAAAGGACGGAAGAAATTTTCGAAAAGGAATTCTCGGAAATCAACGGGTTCTGCGAGGAATTAAGCGCTGGGAAATATTCCGTCTGTTAG
- a CDS encoding hydrogenase iron-sulfur subunit: MADLRFKPRIIGFVCHWUAYGAADLAGVSRLQYTSEMRLVRVMCTGRVDFTHILRSFADGCDGVFVGGCHLGECNYITNGNYHAQNMVALTKKLLERIGLNPERLRMAFMSGAEANLYTEHVNSFVKKIKELGPLGVMEGIGKEDLDARLAELIRQVPYIKIMTNEKLAKQLTNHEDVEKLFTTEDVEKLFSEKISYYIDPEKCQACMTCARRCPMDAIISAKKEVHIIEQDKCIRCGACFAACPPQFSAIVKLVGQPAPPPLPEGQRAVVKKSKEATA; encoded by the coding sequence ATGGCTGATCTTAGATTTAAGCCCCGGATCATCGGTTTCGTGTGCCACTGGTGAGCATACGGCGCCGCTGACCTGGCTGGAGTTTCCAGACTGCAATATACATCAGAAATGAGGCTTGTCCGTGTCATGTGCACGGGACGGGTGGACTTTACCCATATATTACGATCCTTTGCCGACGGATGTGACGGGGTGTTCGTAGGTGGTTGTCATCTCGGCGAGTGCAATTACATCACGAACGGGAATTATCACGCGCAGAACATGGTGGCTCTGACAAAGAAGCTGCTGGAGCGCATCGGGCTAAACCCCGAGCGCCTGCGGATGGCTTTCATGTCCGGTGCGGAAGCGAACCTTTACACGGAACACGTGAACAGTTTTGTCAAGAAGATCAAGGAACTCGGTCCTCTTGGCGTGATGGAGGGAATCGGGAAGGAGGATCTTGACGCCCGTCTTGCCGAACTGATCAGGCAGGTCCCCTACATCAAGATCATGACGAATGAGAAGCTGGCGAAGCAGCTGACGAATCACGAGGATGTGGAGAAGCTTTTCACCACGGAGGACGTGGAGAAGTTATTCAGCGAGAAGATCTCATACTATATTGATCCGGAAAAGTGCCAGGCCTGTATGACCTGCGCGCGGAGATGCCCGATGGATGCGATCATCAGCGCCAAGAAGGAGGTTCACATCATTGAGCAGGACAAGTGTATCCGCTGCGGGGCATGCTTTGCAGCCTGTCCGCCTCAATTCAGCGCCATCGTGAAGCTGGTCGGCCAGCCTGCTCCGCCCCCTCTGCCTGAAGGCCAGCGAGCGGTCGTCAAAAAGAGCAAGGAAGCAACTGCATAA